One window from the genome of Chloroflexota bacterium encodes:
- a CDS encoding ABC transporter permease subunit: MNTSGEASGRELPLWRQLLLQLLTLFIAAAVMFPIMYVITMSLSSVSTRPSSLELFPKEISLDAFKQVLDRPTANPVTFLELLKNSFLLSFGVGLAALLVAVTAAYAFSRFNFKLRQILMILVFIPLLMPAIGLMTPLFLMMNSFRVFDCGGGMIAIQPFLSCASTGKLLFNLRDSLLGVGIAMISGALPFAVWNLKGYLDTIPKELEEAAAIDGADSNQVFFRIVLPLAAPQLAVTFFLGFIGHWQEFAMPWLFLTKPESYTLAMTLYNMTGQYANAIPWNRFSAMAIIVAAPVAVIYIVLQKQIVGGLTLGGVKG, from the coding sequence ATGAACACATCCGGGGAAGCTAGCGGGCGCGAATTACCTTTGTGGCGACAGTTGCTGCTCCAACTGTTGACTCTATTCATCGCGGCCGCAGTGATGTTTCCCATCATGTATGTGATTACAATGTCCCTCAGTTCTGTGAGTACGCGTCCGTCCAGCCTGGAACTCTTCCCGAAGGAAATTTCGCTGGATGCATTTAAGCAGGTATTGGACCGTCCAACGGCCAACCCCGTCACTTTTTTGGAACTGCTTAAAAATAGCTTTCTCCTCTCCTTCGGCGTGGGGCTGGCTGCATTGCTGGTGGCTGTGACAGCCGCGTATGCCTTTTCACGCTTCAATTTTAAGCTACGTCAGATATTGATGATTCTGGTTTTTATCCCCTTGCTGATGCCCGCCATTGGTTTGATGACACCGCTTTTCCTGATGATGAATAGTTTTCGGGTCTTTGATTGCGGCGGTGGAATGATTGCAATCCAGCCTTTTTTGAGCTGTGCTTCAACGGGAAAATTGCTTTTCAATCTGCGTGATTCGCTTTTGGGTGTCGGTATCGCCATGATCTCCGGCGCATTACCTTTTGCAGTCTGGAATCTCAAAGGCTATCTGGATACCATCCCCAAAGAACTTGAAGAAGCGGCCGCTATTGATGGAGCGGATTCTAACCAGGTATTCTTTCGCATTGTGCTGCCACTGGCGGCTCCTCAGTTAGCCGTAACATTCTTCTTGGGCTTCATTGGTCACTGGCAAGAGTTTGCTATGCCCTGGCTATTCCTGACCAAACCGGAAAGTTACACGTTGGCGATGACGTTGTACAACATGACCGGCCAATATGCCAACGCCATTCCGTGGAATCGCTTCTCGGCGATGGCAATCATCGTCGCCGCGCCGGTTGCGGTGATCTATATCGTCCTCCAAAAACAGATCGTAGGTGGATTGACACTCGGTGGTGTCAAAGGGTAA